Sequence from the Segatella copri genome:
ATTACCATTCGGACCTAAACAGATTGCCCAACTATGATAATAGTAATTACCATATTCAGTCCAATTCTTTTCTGAATTCTCGTTCCATTTACACCTTCTTCGTAATTCATCCCATTGCTCTAAGGTAGGAAGATTATAAGCCTTACTCTCCTCTTGAGTCAAATAAACGGCATTACCTTTTTCATCCTCAACATAGCTAGATGCCCAAAGAGTTCCACTTGGAAGCCCTAAGTCAACATACTCAGTTTTTTCCAATGCGGAATCTTTTACCACCTTATTAATACCATTCTGATAGCCCGCATTATAACCAGCCTGATAAGCATCTGCAACAACCTGGTTTAACGCTTCGACAACTTTGCCATCAGCATATTCTTTTGCTTTATTAAACAATAGTTCGTTAAAATTTGAGATAATGGCTAAGCAGCTTTACGTTGCCAGCCAAAGAGTTCTTTGATAGTATGACTAATTAACTTTCGGTTCGGTATTCTCCGACACTTGTTGAAAATTAATTTAGCGATGTATGTGCTTGCCATAATCTCCTTGAAAGAAGCCATGGAATACGGCAATTCATTTTCCTTCATCATCACTTTCGCAACATTCTGTGATGCGAATGATGCATTATAGGAAAAGTCCAACTGGTTCTTGTGTCTTGCTTGGCAATGCGTAAGACCAGTATATTGCTTTGCATCGCGAAAACAAAACTCTATTTGGAATCTTGAGCGGTATGTGCGCAACACTTCCTCACCCGACATGGATGTCTTTGTTGAGAAGAAAAGCTTGTGTTTTCCGTTCGGCATAACCCAAATGACAAGGCGCACTTTCTGCTTCAATGCCTTTGAATAGGCTATGAGTGTGTAGGCTGTGCCTTCAAGTCCTTCAATATGCAACTCTGCCATACGTGTGAGGTCAAGTTTCTTGTAGTTGATTTTTCCGTCAAGTGTCTTGGGACGTCCAGGCTTATTGGAACGAGGTCCCGTATACACATAATATAGGCTCGCAGTATCCCTGAAGCGGCTGACAAGATGGAAACCGCACTCTTTGATTCCGTCCACAAACGGACGGATAGAGAAGAAAGCGTCAGCGACAACAATATCGGTGACCTTCAACAAATCCTTCTTATAACGCTTGATGACCGCTATGTAATGTTGCACGAGAGTCATGTTACGCATTTTCAATTCTCCAGTAGATGGAGTCTGATGGGCGCGCAGCATCATGCAACTGTTGGCATGGACATCGACAAGTGCAAGCCCCATGATTTCAAGCCCATGCTTCATGGAACTTGCACAACCGGACCAGAAAGTACCGATATGCGGAGTCTTCTTACCCGACTTGCTGATGTAGCTCGGATCGATGGCTATAGCCAATAGACCATCCATATTCAAGTAACGTCGGCATAGGGCAAGGTTGAACTTCACCCAGTCTATGCATTTAGCACGACCACGGTTGAAGTTCGTTCTGTAGGTCTGCTCACAATGGGTGCCGTAACGCTCCATTTGAGTGAAATTTATCTTTCTTTGTATCGTCATGTACAATAAAAGTATTTCCAAGAGTAGACTCTCGAAAGTTTTGCTTAACTTTGCAGATGAACTTTTGATAGCATCTCTGCATATTTCCGTATATTGGTTGAGTGGTTCTGATGTCATATAACTTTGAGCTTAGAGAACTATAAAGTTACTGATAATCAGCCACTTAACCAAATTTTATTAGTTGTATTACGTTAATTAACTCTCTCATTTTCAATCGATTACATAAGAATTAACAGAGTATTGTTAAAACTATCCATATAATTTTATTCTAATTTTCTTATTCCATTATGAGTTACTATATATGGTTCAATGCTGATAACTCTTGCTTTATTTACCAGCCCCTCTATGGAGAGTTCTTCCATATTACACTTTTCAAGCCAATATCTATTACACAAATCATCCTCATTCACATTTTTGTCTCTCATTCCAACTTTAAAGTTCCCAAGTAAGAAACATAAATCATCATAATTCCGAGAATCATGCCACTCTACATTATCAACTTCCAGTACTAACAGATTAACTATACAATATGAAACTGGAGTAGAAGCAAAAGTATTAGCCCATTGAAATGCTCGCTCTTCCTTTTTATCATCATACGGAAAAACAAATAAAGAGTTTCCTCTACCATATGACTCAGGATAATCCTGTTTTCTAACATCCTCTAACTTAGATTCAGCTTTTGCCCGTCCTTCCGAATAATTATGTTCTTTTTTTGAAGCAGTAATTACCTCACCGACCTTCCGAAAAACTGTATTTTTTTCGATTCTACAAACTTTCATATATCTTAATATACTTATTTCTAAATCATAATTTTAATAAAAACATTTTAGAACTATGGTTCCATAACCAATCTAAATCCATACTCAGAACTTGCATATCCCTCCAAAATACCAACACTTCGATAAGCAACAGTACAGTAATACTCATCAAGAGCCCAATCTCCACCACGAAATATATGTCCACACTCCCCTCCTTGCGGACCTTTAGGGTTTATTTGAGAAGTTGCTGTATAAGGTGCAGCCCAATCAGAACAATATTCACGAACATTTCCTGTCATATCATAAAGCCCTAATTCATTAGGATTTTTCAGACCTACATTATGAGTTTTTCCTCCACTATTCCCATGCCACCATGCAACTTCCGAAATATTATTACTACCTGAATAACGATAACCTTGGTTAAGTTTGCCTCCACGAGCAGCATATTCCCACTCTGCCTCTGTTGGAAGTCTAAACTTTCTATTTGTTATTTGATTCAATTTCTTTATAAATTTCAAACAATCATCCATACTTCCTCCCCCCACACTAACTTGTTCTACAGGTCTTTTTTCCCCTGTAAAACCAGATGGATTTGTTTCCATAATTGCCATCCACTCTTCTTGAGTCACTTCATATTTACCTATATAGAAACTAGATAAAGTTACTTGATGAACAGGTTTAGTCCCTTCCCAATCATATGTATCAGTTCCTCCCATCATAAAAGTACCGCCCTCAACATACACCATATTAGATACCAAATTATCTATTATTTGCTTATTATGTTGTTGCTTTTTTAAATATGAGAGTCTTGCATTTATTTTTTTTCGATGTTCATCTGTCATATTGCTATATTCATTTACAAATCTATTAATATCATCAATCTTTTGAGAAGAAAAAGCCTTTTCAAAAGCATTATTTTCACAAATAGTTTTATAGCCATAATAACTAATTGATAAACATATTAAAAACAACGCCCCAGCTATTAATAAATTACGACATATATGACTATCTGTTTTTTTCTTACTTATCCCTTGCTGGTTAACTCCAGCTTTAACTTTCTTTACTTTACCTTCCCACAGTGTTTCTTCATCACCCCCTGCAAGATTAACATGAGATTGCATAGGGCAACATGCCTTTGTTGCTTCAACATTACCATAAGCAGCCGAAGCAAACTGTTGCGAGATACGTCTTATCTCCCCAACATTCTTCGGTCTCTTCAATCTATTCACTTGCATCATCCAAACCACCAATTTCTTCATTTCCCCAGAAACATTAGGCATTGGGAGGGCAAGATGCTTGTCCTCTGTCTCGTCTTCAGAAAGGTCAGAAACTGATGGGGGGTCTTGATTGGTGAGCAACTTATACACAGTTGCACCAAGAGAATAGAAATCTGTCCATGGTCCGAACTTATCATAGCTCTGCGCCATTTGTTCACTAGGAGCAAAGCCATTCGTATAACTGATGCCCGTGCTCATTGTGGCACCACCTACCGTACTCTGCTGCTTACTTGCACCAAAGTCTATCAACTTGACTACATCATGACTATCCACCATAATATTGGCTGGCTTGATGTCAAGATGGAACATACCTTCGTTATGGATTGCCTCAAGACCATCCAATATCTGATTCAAGTAATTGAGAACGGCAGACTCTGTCAAAGGCGCATTGGTACGCTTCAAACGTGCAGATAGATTTTCTCCATCCACATAATCCATCACATAATACGCAGTACCATTCTCCTCAAAAAGGTCATAGACCTTGACAATATGAGGATTACTGAGACTACGGAGACGGCGAGCTTCTTTCTTGAACTTCTCTCGCTGTTGCTCAAAGCTACTGGTATTCTCGGCATTGCTTACGCTAATGGTAGTGCTATCACCATCACGCTGACACACACCCTTTACAAAGAACTCTTTGATGGCATAAGTCTCATCAAACTCGATATTCTTTGCTAAATAGGTATTGCCGAAACCACCTGATGCTAAGTAGCTTTCAATTTTGTAAGTTCCGTGTAGGATGGTTCCAACCTGGAGCATATTTTGATTATTTATTTCGTTCATTTTTGGTAGTATCTTGGTTTATAGAATCTTGCTTTGTTGTATCAATCTCTAACTTGCTATTAAGCACTTGCACGGACACCATTGAATCCTCTAGAAGAGAATCCTGCAAAGCTGCCTCTGCTTTATGCTTGCTATAGTAGCCATAACCAGCCATGCCAACAGCAGCCAATACCACTAAGGCAACAAAGGCCATGAAGAGAGATTTCTTTCTTTTCTGCTTATTCTCCATCGCAACGATCACACTATCAGGAACAGGCGGCGGTGTACCAGCAGGCTTTACGACTTCAACATCAGGAGAAGCAGTCACCTCTTCCACATCAGGCTTGATATTCAAAGCATTGCATTTCGCCGTAGGCTCTTCATTTACAAGACTCACATCAGCCTCGTCATGACTCACCTCTTTGATGTGTACTATATAAGCTGAATGATTATCTTTATTATCTGAGGTTTCTGAAATCAGCATCTGTCGCTTCTCTTCATCACGAACATTCGCAACAAAGACATCCAACAGCTCCTCATCCTCCATCTGTTCCAACATGCCGTCAGAACAAATATAGAAGTAATCACCTGGCTGAATATCTGAAATATGGATAACATCAGGTTTTGGATGATTTCTGTCTCCAGCTATCATCGCACGGGTGATGACATTTTTCTGTGGAAATGTCTTCATCTCCTCATAGGTCAACTCACCAGCCTGATAAAGATCATACACTAGGGAATGGTCACGACTCTTATATAATATGGTATGCGAAGATGGACGGAGATGGTATATTCTACTATCTCCAATATGGGCTGCCGTACATCCATTACCGTGAAAATACAGCAAAGTTAAAGTTGTTCCCATCTGACGGGAATCTCCCGCAATAGCCAGTTTATCCAGTTCTTCGTAGGCATACGCCAAAGCATCAGATAGCAACTTATCTTCCAAGCCTTCTGAAGCAACTGCATGCTGCAACAAAAACGAAGAAAGACTTTTGCAAATACTTTGGCTTGCCATCTCTCCATGCTCATGTCCACCCATACCATCACAGAGCAAAAACAAACGGTCATTCTCCGTTGCTTTGCCCTCTATTGGATAGATGCTATCTTCCTGGTCCGCCCTTTTACCCAACTCATGGATAGCTAAAGGCTGATATATCTTGATTCTCATTGTTAGCTTTATTTTTGATGATAAACAACGGTTGTGTTACCCATCTTGATGATACTTCCTTCTGTCAAGACGAGCTGGTCACCCTCATTCAATAATTGTCCATTCACATAACTGGCATTTTTATTATGATAGTTAGACACCACCACCCTAACCTTGTCCGTAGAAGCCTTAATTACCTGGATGGCAAGATGCTGACGACTCATATATCTATCATCAGTAGCAATCTGTACAGTTGCCTGCGAAGTAGTAGCCTTGCGACCTATTACATTACTACCGATCCCTAACGGATACTTCTGACCACCATAGAGCAAATAACCGGGGGTAACTTCTTCTTTCTTGTCGGCAAGAATCGTGTCATCAGATTGAGAAGGAGAAGAGAAATGCCCCACGTAACGAGTTTCTCCATTATCTCGATTCACATACTGAGTCTCACCATTACTATTACCAACATATTCTGTTTCCCCAAAAGATTGCGGAGTTGCAGCATGTTGCTGTGAGAACATCACTCTCAGCTGAGTTTTACATTGAGGACAAGTAATCACCTTAACCGCTTCGTTTTGAGAATTTCTCACGTCAAGCAATACACCGCAACTCGGACATTTGATTCTTTTAATTTCCATTGCTACCATCTATTTAAATCAATGTTTATGCCATCTGAATATCAGCATCAGACATATAGTCTGGCATATCAGGAGCAACATCTGGATTCTCCAAGGATGCAGTTTGGAGATTTGGATCAGCAGAATCATCAACTCCGGTATCAGCGAAATCACTACCACTTGGAGTAATCACTTGTCCTGTATGCAAATCAACTGCTTCCCCAACGTCAATACTTCCATTGCCATTGGCGTCACAAATCGCAACATCAGGATTTCCATCTTGATCAAAATCTACCACACTCACTTCCTGACCATCTACGTCGAAAACACCCACTGTAGCCATGGAACCATCAGCAAGCTGAACTTCACCCGCATTAACCAAATGAACATCTGCATTTTGGTCATCAGCCACCTGCACATCACTTGCCTGATGCAAATTTGCATCGTTGTGAGCAACAAATACATCCTGGTCTGCATGAGAAGAATGAGATACCACAGCAACATCTTCAGTTTGATGAGGAGCAGTATTCATTTCTTCAGCACGTACTTCAGGCTTTACAGCCTCAGCATAGTCGTTCTTTTCTGCATCTGTCATGTTGTTCCACTCGTCCTCAGTATAAGTACTATAGATATTGCCATGCCAATGAAAAGCGCCACCAGAACCAACTTCGGCTCTAGCGGCATCGAATGCCTCCTTAAAGCTCTGCTCATCATGACTCTCAGCTACCTTGATAGAGGCATTATCATTAGCTGCAGCAGCATCTTGCGATGGATTCTCCCCTTCCGGTTTTGTTTCGGGAGTTTCTTCTGCATTTGTAGCAAAGGCATCTGTGGCATACATAGCACTTGCACCTAACAAGATACCAGCAGCACCACCTACCGCTACTTTCTTCCAAGTTGCCTTATCCGCAGCGTTCTGAGTTTTATCTTTACTTTCCTGTATTACTTCAGGATGTGTATTATTGAAATACATTGTTTCTTCATTCTGTGCCATAACTATTCGTTTTAAAATGATTACTGGTGCAAATATAGTGAAATAATAAATAGATAGGTACTTTTTTTGTGCTCATTACACAAAACCTATCTTCTATTGTAGGAAATCACTTTTTGATTTTTGCCTTGCAATAAGGACAAGCCTCATTCTGCATTAAAACTCCATAAGACAGAAAGCCCAGGAAGTGATGACAATGAGGGCAAACATAATGCTGCTGAAACTCTTCAGTCAACTGTTTCTGCCTTAACGGTCCCTTAGAAGAATCCTTATATGCTTTTACAGTAAAGCCTACAGAAATCAAAATACCTAAGAGATACAAGCCTATATAAAGAGGAGTTTCTCTAAATTCGGGGAAAATGATACTCAAAGCGATGGCTCCCATAGTAATCAAACCAGTAATGCCACGAAGAGAATTAAACTTGCGGTCAGCAATTTGCTGATCAAGTTTATGTTCATCATATTCTTCCCAAACACGCTGCAATGGACGAAAATCTACCATTTGAGGAACAAAACTCTTTATCCAATCCCAACTAACCAAAAATTTGCTTGGACCAAGTTCTATTTTATCCTTTTCCATGATAGTCTTTGCAATTATTTCCACTCCACTGACAAAAGTAACATTCTGAGTTTTTAGATTCGTAATTCTATAAGAACCATCTGGATTAATGGTCAAACTACAGTGTTGACGGCTCACAGTCATAGGAACACTTCCAGCAACCCCAAAAGTCTTGGATTGCTGCCCCATCGTTATTCTCAATTGAGATGTACTAGCATCACGTCCAATGATTAATTCCATAAAATTCTTTGCTTGATTAGTTTATTTTTTAGTTATGAGTAAATCCTTCATTTGCTTCAAGGCTTCCTTAGAAATACCTAAAGCAAAAGCAAAATGCTCATAATCGGATAATATCAACTGTTGCTTTTGCGTATTGACCTGATAGATGTAGCCAGTGTTGATGATAAAGCGCTTACCCACTCGCATAAAAATACTCTTGCAATCTACAAGATGCTCTGCCAAATACTTCTCCATCTGAGTCAAATTCAGACAAACAACAGCCTTCAGCTTGTTAATAGTAACAATCTGTGTATAATTGCCATCTCCTTCGAAATAAACAATTTTGGAAACATCTAATCTTAAGAGTTCCGTCTTTGTATTGAATACGATAAATTGACTATCCATATTTACCATTTACATCGCTGACTTGTTCCCAGAAGTAGCTATCGGTCATTAAGTTTTCAATG
This genomic interval carries:
- a CDS encoding transposase; this encodes MTSEPLNQYTEICRDAIKSSSAKLSKTFESLLLEILLLYMTIQRKINFTQMERYGTHCEQTYRTNFNRGRAKCIDWVKFNLALCRRYLNMDGLLAIAIDPSYISKSGKKTPHIGTFWSGCASSMKHGLEIMGLALVDVHANSCMMLRAHQTPSTGELKMRNMTLVQHYIAVIKRYKKDLLKVTDIVVADAFFSIRPFVDGIKECGFHLVSRFRDTASLYYVYTGPRSNKPGRPKTLDGKINYKKLDLTRMAELHIEGLEGTAYTLIAYSKALKQKVRLVIWVMPNGKHKLFFSTKTSMSGEEVLRTYRSRFQIEFCFRDAKQYTGLTHCQARHKNQLDFSYNASFASQNVAKVMMKENELPYSMASFKEIMASTYIAKLIFNKCRRIPNRKLISHTIKELFGWQRKAA
- a CDS encoding bifunctional serine/threonine-protein kinase/formylglycine-generating enzyme family protein; its protein translation is MNEINNQNMLQVGTILHGTYKIESYLASGGFGNTYLAKNIEFDETYAIKEFFVKGVCQRDGDSTTISVSNAENTSSFEQQREKFKKEARRLRSLSNPHIVKVYDLFEENGTAYYVMDYVDGENLSARLKRTNAPLTESAVLNYLNQILDGLEAIHNEGMFHLDIKPANIMVDSHDVVKLIDFGASKQQSTVGGATMSTGISYTNGFAPSEQMAQSYDKFGPWTDFYSLGATVYKLLTNQDPPSVSDLSEDETEDKHLALPMPNVSGEMKKLVVWMMQVNRLKRPKNVGEIRRISQQFASAAYGNVEATKACCPMQSHVNLAGGDEETLWEGKVKKVKAGVNQQGISKKKTDSHICRNLLIAGALFLICLSISYYGYKTICENNAFEKAFSSQKIDDINRFVNEYSNMTDEHRKKINARLSYLKKQQHNKQIIDNLVSNMVYVEGGTFMMGGTDTYDWEGTKPVHQVTLSSFYIGKYEVTQEEWMAIMETNPSGFTGEKRPVEQVSVGGGSMDDCLKFIKKLNQITNRKFRLPTEAEWEYAARGGKLNQGYRYSGSNNISEVAWWHGNSGGKTHNVGLKNPNELGLYDMTGNVREYCSDWAAPYTATSQINPKGPQGGECGHIFRGGDWALDEYYCTVAYRSVGILEGYASSEYGFRLVMEP
- a CDS encoding protein phosphatase 2C domain-containing protein — its product is MRIKIYQPLAIHELGKRADQEDSIYPIEGKATENDRLFLLCDGMGGHEHGEMASQSICKSLSSFLLQHAVASEGLEDKLLSDALAYAYEELDKLAIAGDSRQMGTTLTLLYFHGNGCTAAHIGDSRIYHLRPSSHTILYKSRDHSLVYDLYQAGELTYEEMKTFPQKNVITRAMIAGDRNHPKPDVIHISDIQPGDYFYICSDGMLEQMEDEELLDVFVANVRDEEKRQMLISETSDNKDNHSAYIVHIKEVSHDEADVSLVNEEPTAKCNALNIKPDVEEVTASPDVEVVKPAGTPPPVPDSVIVAMENKQKRKKSLFMAFVALVVLAAVGMAGYGYYSKHKAEAALQDSLLEDSMVSVQVLNSKLEIDTTKQDSINQDTTKNERNK
- a CDS encoding FHA domain-containing protein, which gives rise to MEIKRIKCPSCGVLLDVRNSQNEAVKVITCPQCKTQLRVMFSQQHAATPQSFGETEYVGNSNGETQYVNRDNGETRYVGHFSSPSQSDDTILADKKEEVTPGYLLYGGQKYPLGIGSNVIGRKATTSQATVQIATDDRYMSRQHLAIQVIKASTDKVRVVVSNYHNKNASYVNGQLLNEGDQLVLTEGSIIKMGNTTVVYHQK
- a CDS encoding FHA domain-containing protein, encoding MELIIGRDASTSQLRITMGQQSKTFGVAGSVPMTVSRQHCSLTINPDGSYRITNLKTQNVTFVSGVEIIAKTIMEKDKIELGPSKFLVSWDWIKSFVPQMVDFRPLQRVWEEYDEHKLDQQIADRKFNSLRGITGLITMGAIALSIIFPEFRETPLYIGLYLLGILISVGFTVKAYKDSSKGPLRQKQLTEEFQQHYVCPHCHHFLGFLSYGVLMQNEACPYCKAKIKK
- a CDS encoding LytTR family transcriptional regulator DNA-binding domain-containing protein, which gives rise to MDSQFIVFNTKTELLRLDVSKIVYFEGDGNYTQIVTINKLKAVVCLNLTQMEKYLAEHLVDCKSIFMRVGKRFIINTGYIYQVNTQKQQLILSDYEHFAFALGISKEALKQMKDLLITKK